The Geothrix oryzae DNA window TACCGCTCCGAGAAGCTCAGCTTCCGCCCCACCTCCGGGGCCAGCACCGACAGCACCCTGGGTCGTCCCTGGGCCCGGGTGAATGTGGGCTTCAGCATCCCCACCCCCGTGGTGAGCCCCTTCTTCCTCTTCGAGGTGGCCGCGCCCCTCACCAAGAAGGACACCACCAACACGCGCCAGGATCTCACTGAAGCCCTGGCACCCCAGGTGCAGATCGGCGTCTACGGCGGCATCCGGTTCTGATCCAGGCTCGCCGGGCGTGAAAGGGGCGCTTCCCGGCGCCCCTTTTCCGTATGATGGAGGCTCATTCTCCGAGGGACGATGGAACTCCGGATCCTGGGCTGCAGTGGCGGGGAAGCCGACGGCGAGCGCCTGACGGGGCTGCTGGTGAACGGCTGCGTGGCCATCGACGCGGGCTCCATCACGGCCGCCCTGACCGTGGCCGAGCAGGTGAAGATCCAGCATGTGTTCCTCAGCCACTCCCACCTGGACCACATCTGCACGCTGCCCTTCTTCACCAAGAACATCTTCGGCCACACGCACGAGGCCGTGGAGATCCACGCCCTGCCCGAAACCCTCGATGTGCTTCGGCGCCATCTCTTCAACGACGAGCTGTGGCCCGACTTCAGCGTGATCCCCAGCCCCAACGATCCCACCATCCGCTACACGGAGATCGAGCCCGAGTGCTCGTACCATGTGTGCGGCCTCCACATCACCCCCATCCGCGTGAACCACCTGGTGCCCTGCGTGGGCTACAAGGTGGATGACGGGAAGGACGCCTTCATCTTCACCAGCGACACCGCCGAAACCGACCGCATCTGGGAGGTGGCCAACGCCACGCCGAACCTGCGGCTGGTCATCACAGAGGCCAGCTTCCCCAACGAGCAGGCCTGGCTGGCGGAAGCCTCCAAGCACCTCACCCCCGCCAAGCTGGGTGCCGAGCTCGCGAAGCTCCGTCGCGCCGTGCCGGTGCGGATCTATCATCTGACCCCCGGCGACAAAGCCACCATGCTGCCCCAGCTCGAGGCCCTGGGCGATGCCCGCGTCCGCCTGCTGACCCAGGACGAGCGGCTGGTCTGGTAGAAGCCGCCCCGCAGGTCTGATCGGGGCAGATCGTCAGGGTTCCGGGAAGGCGCTCTCGAGCGCGACCAGAGCCTCCTCGTAGGCGGCCGGCAGGAGCCCTGCCAGCCCGCGCGCCGGGTCGAGGCGACCCTCACGGGCATGGACCTCGATCTGGGCGGCAAGGTCCGCGAATTTCTGCAGCCCGAGATTGCCCAGGGCCCCCTTCAGCTGATGGGCCTCCTGGATGGCCGTCGCGGCGTCTCCAGCGGCCAGAGCGGCCTGCACGGAGGCGACGCGGGGGGGCGCATCCTCCTTGAGAAGCCCGATCAGTTCCTGCACCAGCTCCGGTCCCGCCCCGATGTCGAGGAGGTCCCGCAGGGGCCGGGGATCGAGGATCAGCAGATCAGACAAGAGGTCTCCAGAAAGCAAGCGGATCCAGGGTCACCCGGATCCGCATCGTCCGCCCGCTCGCGGCGGCCAGGCTCAGAAGCCGTGGCCGGCGGGGTGGCCCGCGGCCTGCAGGCGGGTGAGGCTGGCGTTGAGCTTGGCCTGGGCGGCGGCGATGTCGTGCTCCGTCTGGGCTTCCTTGAGGAGCGTGAGGGCCCGCTGGCGGGAAGCCTCAGCCCGCTCCAGATCGATCATGTCCACCGTCTCGCTTTCGCGGGCCAGGATGGTGACGCGGTCGGGGCCCACCTCGGCGAAGCCGCCGAAGACCGTGATCCAGTGTTTCTGGCCTTCCTGGATGTAGTACAGGAGGCCGTCGCCGACTTCGGTCATCAGCGGCGTGTGGCCCGGCAGGATGCCGTAGTACCCGCGGGTGGCGGTGGGGAACTGCACCTCGGCCACCTCGGCCGAGAACACCGGCCGCTCCGGGGTCACCACTTCCAATTTGATGGTCTGAGACATGGCGGGCTCTTTTCAAGGCTCGGAATCCGCCTGCGCGGATTCCGAGTTGGAGAAAGACAAGACTATACGGCGGCCAGTTTCTCGGCCTTCTCGACGGCTTCTTCGATCGTGCCGACGAGGTAGAAGGCCTGCTCGGGCAGGTGGTCCCACTTGCCGTCGCAGATCTCACTGAAGCCCTTGATGCTGTCCTCGAGCTTCACATACTTGCCCTGCATGCCCGTGAACTGCTCGGCCACGAAGAAGGGCTGGCTGAGGAAGCGCTGGATCTTGCGGGCGCGGGCCACCACGAGCTTGTCGTCGTCGCTCAGTTCGTCCATGCCCAGGATGGCGATGATGTCCTGCAGCTCCTTGTACTTCTGCAGGATCGCCTTCACGCGCATGGCGGTGTTGTAGTGGTGGTCGCCGAGGATGCGGGGATCCAGCAGGCGGCTGGTGGAGGCCAGGGGATCCACGGCGGGGTAGATGCCGAGGGCCGCGATCTCACGGGAGAGGTTCGTCGTGGCGTCCAGGTGGGCGAAGGTGGTGGCGGGCGCGGGGTCCGTGTAGTCGTCCGCGGGCACATACACGGCCTGCACCGAGGTGATGGAGCCCTTCTTGGTGGAGGTGATGCGCTCCTGCAGCTCGCCCATTTCCGTGGCGAGGGTGGGCTGGTAGCCCACGGCGGAGGGCATGCGGCCCAGCAGCGCGGACACTTCGGCGCCGGCCTGGGTGAAGCGGAAGATGTTGTCCACGAAGAGCAGCACATCCTTGCCTTCCACATCGCGGAAGTACTCGGCGACGGTGAGGCCGGTGAGCGCCACGCGGGCACGGGCTCCGGGCGGTTCGGTCATCTGGCCGTAGATGAGCGCCACCTTGCTCTTCGACAGGTCGTTCTTGTCGATGACGCCGGAATCCATCATCTCGTGCCAGAGGTCGTTGCCCTCGCGGGTGCGCTCGCCGACGCCCGCGAACACGGAGTAGCCGCCGTGGCCCTTGGCGATGTTGTTGATGAGCTCCATGATGAGCACGGTCTTGCCCACGCCGGCGCCGCCGAAGAGGCCCGTCTTGCCGCCCTTCGCGTAGGGTTCCAGCAGGTCGATGACCTTGATGCCCGTCTCGAACATCTCGGACGAGGTGTTCAGGTCTTCGTACTTGGGGGCCTCGCGGTGGATGGGCAGCGTCATCTTGTGGCCGATGGGGCCGCGCTCATCCACGGGATCGCCCACCACATTGATGATGCGGCCCAGGGTCTCGGGACCCACGGGCACATTGATGGGCTTGCCGGTGTCGGTCACGACCTGGCCGCGGACCATGCCCTCGGTGGGCTGCATGGCCACGCAGCGGACGCGGTTCTCGCCGAGGTGCTGCTGCACCTCCAGCGTGACGGAGACGCCGGCGATGTCAGTAAGCAGGGCGTTCATGATTTCGGGCAGGTGGCTGCCGAACTCGACATCCACGGCGGGACCGACGATGGCGATCACGCGGCCTTGAAGGTTCGTTGACATGGGGGACCTCGACGAAGGAATGGGCAGAAAAGCTTAGGCGTTGGCGCCGGACACGATCTCGATGATCTGGTTGGTGATGCTGGCCTGGCGGATCTTGTTCATGGTCAGGGTCAGCTTGGCGATCATGTCGCCGGCGTTGCTGCTGGCCTTGTCCATGGCCGCCATGCGGGCGCCATGCTCGGAGGCGCTGCTCTCCAGCAGGTTGCGGAGCAGCTCCGTCTCCACGAAGCGGGGCAGCAGGGTCT harbors:
- a CDS encoding MBL fold metallo-hydrolase; amino-acid sequence: MELRILGCSGGEADGERLTGLLVNGCVAIDAGSITAALTVAEQVKIQHVFLSHSHLDHICTLPFFTKNIFGHTHEAVEIHALPETLDVLRRHLFNDELWPDFSVIPSPNDPTIRYTEIEPECSYHVCGLHITPIRVNHLVPCVGYKVDDGKDAFIFTSDTAETDRIWEVANATPNLRLVITEASFPNEQAWLAEASKHLTPAKLGAELAKLRRAVPVRIYHLTPGDKATMLPQLEALGDARVRLLTQDERLVW
- a CDS encoding Hpt domain-containing protein, which encodes MSDLLILDPRPLRDLLDIGAGPELVQELIGLLKEDAPPRVASVQAALAAGDAATAIQEAHQLKGALGNLGLQKFADLAAQIEVHAREGRLDPARGLAGLLPAAYEEALVALESAFPEP
- the atpC gene encoding ATP synthase F1 subunit epsilon, whose amino-acid sequence is MSQTIKLEVVTPERPVFSAEVAEVQFPTATRGYYGILPGHTPLMTEVGDGLLYYIQEGQKHWITVFGGFAEVGPDRVTILARESETVDMIDLERAEASRQRALTLLKEAQTEHDIAAAQAKLNASLTRLQAAGHPAGHGF
- the atpD gene encoding F0F1 ATP synthase subunit beta yields the protein MSTNLQGRVIAIVGPAVDVEFGSHLPEIMNALLTDIAGVSVTLEVQQHLGENRVRCVAMQPTEGMVRGQVVTDTGKPINVPVGPETLGRIINVVGDPVDERGPIGHKMTLPIHREAPKYEDLNTSSEMFETGIKVIDLLEPYAKGGKTGLFGGAGVGKTVLIMELINNIAKGHGGYSVFAGVGERTREGNDLWHEMMDSGVIDKNDLSKSKVALIYGQMTEPPGARARVALTGLTVAEYFRDVEGKDVLLFVDNIFRFTQAGAEVSALLGRMPSAVGYQPTLATEMGELQERITSTKKGSITSVQAVYVPADDYTDPAPATTFAHLDATTNLSREIAALGIYPAVDPLASTSRLLDPRILGDHHYNTAMRVKAILQKYKELQDIIAILGMDELSDDDKLVVARARKIQRFLSQPFFVAEQFTGMQGKYVKLEDSIKGFSEICDGKWDHLPEQAFYLVGTIEEAVEKAEKLAAV